CTTTTTGATGTTGTTTACCATTACTAAGACTTAAATATAAATCCATGTCTTCTGTCACCAGATACCAAAATTCCAAAAGAGAATCTTTGGCAGGTTTCAAGATTTCTAAATCGCTTTCTAAGGCAATCAATTCTGGATCAATTTCTGGATAATGAAGATTTTTGCCTTTCACTTGAATATCTTTCCAGATAATGCCAGAAACTTGATTTTCTCGTTGATATTCATGAATAGAGGCTTTAAAATCTTGGTAAGCTGTGAATCTTTGTACTCCGTCGGTTTTAATAAACGGATCTATGACAGGATTACTAGCAACAGTTATATCTAACTTTAACCTTTCTCCTTTTAAGCAAGCTTGGCGTTCGATTGCCAAAATCTGAATTAACTCTTGGGTATTGTAAATATTTGACATCAGAACAAGACCTAATTAGTTATTAGTTATTAGTTATGAAACTAATTGTTAATTTTGTGTCAGATGGTCATCAAGATTGAGTGAAGATTTACAGCAGAATTTAGGAGTCAGGAGTCAGGAGTCAGGAGTCAGAAGTAAAAAGAGTTTGCTGTCTGGTTTTGAATTTAGATCCTGTACCTTATTAATCTGCAATCTGATTTAATTATTATCTCTTAATATAAATATAAATGCCGTATCAGAATCAACTATTTGTTGTATTGTTTATTTCAGGGAATAAAAATTGATACAGATCCTTTAAATACCTTCTGTGAAGGGAGGGAACAGTTTCAACTATCTGCATATCCTCAATTTTCCAGATCCGACAAAGAAATATGCTGTAAGTCTACACAGATTTAAATAAATTTAAATTCTACCACTAGCGAGGTAAAGAGGATGACTCTTGTTAAAGCAAATCAAAGACACTACCCCAAAGGGGATCTTACTCGTCGAGGAATGGCTTTAGCTATGGACTTTTTCGGTGCATGGTTACTGAGTTCTATAGTGAGAAGTAATGAAATTGGTATTCAATTTGCCCAAATCTTTGTGTTTATTTTTGCTTGGTTAATTTTTCGCGTAGTCGTAGTTTACAACAATCAGGGACAAAGTTTAGGACGTTGGGCGTTTGATTTAAAGATCCTAGAAGTCGTAAATGGGGAAATAGTCAACAGAATCCCGCAATTTCAGACATTATTACTGCGAGAAGGGATTATTTGCTTTTCTAGCTTATTATTATCCATTTTCCTGGGGAATATCATCCTCAACCCCGCTGCTGTTGTATTATTGCTTCCCTTAATCATTGACGGGGGTGCGGCTTTATCTGATACTCAGATGCGTCAGGCTTTCCATGACCGCTTTTTTCGGACGGTTATAGTTTCTTCCCGTCGGGGTTATTCATTAGATATAAAAATTAAACGGTTGGTTGAAAAATTTCCCCGAAATATGAGATAATAACCATTTGTGTTAATTATCCTCCAGGCTTTACAGTTTGTAAGATTATGGCTAAAAGTAAAGGTGCGCGCATAATAGTGACACTAGAATGCACCGAGTGTCGGACAAATCCAGATAAACGTTCCCCTGGCGTATCTCGTTATACCAGTACCAAGAACCGTAGGAACACAACCAACCGTTTAGAACTGAAAAAGTTCTGTACCCACTGCAATAAACACACAGTTCACAAGGAAATTAAGTAAGAATGAGTTACTATCGTCGTCGCCTTTCTCCAATTAAGCCCGGAGATGCCATTGATTACAAAGATGTAGATTTGTTGCGGAAGTTTCTTACCGAACGTGGTAAAATTTTGCCTCGGAGAATCACTGGTTTAACCTGTCAGCAACAACGCGCCCTGACTTTAGCCATTAAACGCGCCCGGATTGTGGCTTTGTTACCCTTCATTAACGCCGAAGGTTAGTGCGATTCGTTGTTAGCTGAATCACGGTAATCAGTCCGTACATAAGCTAACCAACCCAATCCAATCATGGAGAAAGGTTGAACTCTCGGTCTGATATGGGTGAAAGTCCCATCTACCAGACTCAGGTATGACTCCCTAACTGCCCACGATGACCCGACTCGGTTTCGGGAGGTCGAAGCTGGGAACAGGACGCAATCAGACATCCGTTGTGGGATGACACTTGGCGTTAACGGGGAGTTCCTATGGTGAAACAGAGCCTAGAAAAGCAACCTACGGCGAGGCAGGACACAACAGCAAAACCTGACCTCACTGGAGTTAATACCCGCCGCATCTTAACCTGATAGCGGCAAGAGTCTAGGGAATCCAGTGGTTGAATTGGCTACACCTAACGGAACTAACAATCAACCGAGGGAACGAATAAAAACGGATTGAGGGTCTAAGGGCGGTCGAACCCTATAAGTAGGCTGGACGAGCAGCGTAATTCCTTCAATTCGGGTAGGACAGACCGTAATTGGTCTGAGGTGTTCAGAATACACAAATTGGAGCAGAGCATGATTAGACACAGAGAAAACTCTAGTGAATCCTGGAAGACGTTGCCCTGGAAGAAATTTCGCCGCAACATATTCTGCCTACAAAAACGAGTGTATAAAGCGGTTCAAGTTGGCGACAAGCGTAAAGCTAAGTCCCTACAAAAGCTGATTCTGAAATCAACCGCAGCAAGATTACTGGCTATCCGTCAAGTAACACAGCTAAATGCTGGGAAAAAGACCGCAGGAATTGACGGCAAAAAGTCCCTTAACTTTAAGGAACGCTTTGAGCTTAATGAACTGCTAAAGGCATCCGTTAGCAACTGGAAACACCAGGAGCTAAGAGAAATACCCATCCCCAAAAAGGACGGTACTAACAGGATGTTGAAAGTCCCCACTATTGCAGATAGAGCATATCAATGCCTTATCAAATACGCATTAGAACCAGCCCACGAAGCAACCTTCCATGCAAATAGCTATGGGTTTAGAACGGGACGCTCGGCTCATGACGCACAGAAAATCCTGTTCCTCAACTTACGCTCATTTTGCAATGGAAAAGATAAACGAGTTATAGAACTCGATATCGAAAAATGCTTTGATAGGATAAACCACACCGCAATCATTGATAAACTCATCGCCCCCAAGAGTATAAGACAAGGAATCTTCCGATGTCTCAAAGCCGGAGTCAATCCAGAGTTCCCCGAACAAGGAACACCTCAAGGCGGGGTGGTAAGTCCACTATTAGCTAACATCGCCTTAAATGGGATTGAAAGTATTCATAGATACCATAATCAAGGTTACAGAATCACAGACAAAACCCCAAAGGAACATATTATTGAGCCAACAATCCGTTACGCGGATGACATGGTGATAATACTCCGACTCCAAGATGATGCCACCGAAATACTTGACAAAATCAGTCAGTTCCTAGCAGAGCGGGGAATGAAAGTCAGTGAGAAAAAGACAAAGCTAACCGCCGCGACAGATGGGTTTGATTTCCTCGGCTGGCATTTCAAAGTCCAGAAAAACGGGAAGTTTAGATGCGCCCCATCAGCGGACAACTTTAAAGCTTTTCGCAAGAAAGTAAAATTCATCGTCAACAACTCGAATTATGGCGCTACCACAAAGGCGGAGAAATTAGCCCCTGTAGTTAGAGGTTGGAGGAATTACCACCGCTTCTGCAAGATGGACGGGTCTAGAAACTCGTTATTCCACATCGAAACAAGAGCTTTCAGGGTATTCAACAAGGAATCAAAACAAAAACGCTACTCTAGTAAACAATTACTAGATAAGGCGTTTCCATCAGTCCCTTACTCCGAAAACAAACACATCAATGTCAAAGGTGAGAAATCACCCTACGACGGAGATTTAAGTTACTGGAGCGAACGTAACAGCAAGCTCTATGACAACCATACCTCTAAAGCCCTCAAACGGCAAAGCCATAAATGTGGTCATTGTGGACTAAAAATGCTTAGTGACGAGAAGGTACATTTACATCATATAGATGGAAACCACCAAAGCTGGAAAACTAAAAACCTTCTAGCAATCCACGAAAGCTGCCACGATTACATACACATGAGCAAAAGCGCAAGCTAAGAACATCGGAAGCTGGGTGCGGTGAAAGTCGCACGCCCAGATTTAACAGAGAGGGGCGGGAAATAATATTCCCCCTCGACTCTACCAGAATATTTTGGATTTTGGATTTTGGATTGTCCAAAAAAAGTAGCATTTGCATGGATATTGCCTGGTTACTTTGGGTCCAAAATCTAAAATTTAATATTTAATGTTAGGAAATTGCCAAAAACATTTAATTAATTCATTCTCAAAAATGGTACGATATCGCTAAATTTGAGAATGAAATTGTCAAAGGTGATAGCATTCTTCATAGCAAATTATTAAATAAAGGATTAAATACCCGTTATTTAATCCGCAATCTCCAGTCTAAAAATCTAAAAATATTAAAGTGCGACAGTTGTGGATAAGGGGACGTTAGTTGAATTTAGGGTTCAAAGCGATCGCCGTCTAGGAGTGGTGGATCGTCCAGACGGTAAAACTCGTTGGTTTGTAGTAGATGAACGTGGTCAATCCCACAGTCTTGCACCTCGCCAATTTACCTACACAGTGAATGGACAAACCTATAAACCAGGCGAAATCGCTGATTTCTTAAGTCAAGTCCAACCTTATCTAGATCCATCAAGTCTAGAGATAGCGTGGGAACTACTCATTGAAGATGGAGAAACTGTCACTCCTAGCCAATTGGCAAATATATTATTTTCGGAATCCACGCTTCCTCAGTGTTATGCAGCCCATTATTTGTTATCGGAGGATAAACTCTATTTCAAACAAAAAGGAGACGCTTACGAACCCCGCAGCACGGCACAAGTAGCAGAACGCAAACACCAGATTGAAGTAGAATCCCAAAAAGCCAGGGGACAGCAGGAATTTTTAGCCCGTGTAGAACAGGCACTTCAGGGACAAGTAGTAGAATGGCAACGACTAGACCGCCAACGCTTAGAAGCCATAGAAAAGTATGCGACTTTGTTAGCTGATGTTGTCATGCTCAAGGTAAATTACGACTCTTTAGCTCGTGCTTGTCCGCCTTCAGCCCCAGTATTAGAAACTATGAATATGCTGGGACGTTCTGCTACGCCCCAGGCGGCATTTCAACTTTTGATAGATTTGGGTTGGTGGACTTCCCATGAGAATCTGTTTCTGCGCCGTTCATCAATCTCCGTTCAATTTCCGCAAAAGGTATTAGAAGTGGCGCAAAAACGTTGGGATTTTCCTCCTACAGATTTGGACACAAACCGTCTTGATCTTACACATCTCAAGGTGTACACCATTGATGATGAAAGCACTACGGAAATAGACGATGGTTTGAGTTGGGAGGTATTACCAGATGGTAAGCAACGGTTATGGGTACATATTGCTGACCCCACCCGGTTACTAATACCGGATGATGAGTTGGATTTGGAAGCCAGAAAACGGGGGAGTACGGTTTATTTACCGACGGGGATGATTCCTATGTTTCCAGAGGTGTTGGCTACAGGTCCCATGAGTTTGGTACAGGGGAAGGTCTGTTGCGCCCTCAGCTTTGGGGTGATTTTAGATGAAGTTGGGGCGGTTGAAGATTATTGTATCCACGCTGGTTTGATCAAGCCTACCTATCGTCTTACCTACGAGGATGTTGATGAGATG
The DNA window shown above is from Anabaena sp. WA102 and carries:
- the rpsR gene encoding 30S ribosomal protein S18 translates to MSYYRRRLSPIKPGDAIDYKDVDLLRKFLTERGKILPRRITGLTCQQQRALTLAIKRARIVALLPFINAEG
- a CDS encoding RDD family protein, with amino-acid sequence MTLVKANQRHYPKGDLTRRGMALAMDFFGAWLLSSIVRSNEIGIQFAQIFVFIFAWLIFRVVVVYNNQGQSLGRWAFDLKILEVVNGEIVNRIPQFQTLLLREGIICFSSLLLSIFLGNIILNPAAVVLLLPLIIDGGAALSDTQMRQAFHDRFFRTVIVSSRRGYSLDIKIKRLVEKFPRNMR
- a CDS encoding group II intron reverse transcriptase/maturase; the encoded protein is MIRHRENSSESWKTLPWKKFRRNIFCLQKRVYKAVQVGDKRKAKSLQKLILKSTAARLLAIRQVTQLNAGKKTAGIDGKKSLNFKERFELNELLKASVSNWKHQELREIPIPKKDGTNRMLKVPTIADRAYQCLIKYALEPAHEATFHANSYGFRTGRSAHDAQKILFLNLRSFCNGKDKRVIELDIEKCFDRINHTAIIDKLIAPKSIRQGIFRCLKAGVNPEFPEQGTPQGGVVSPLLANIALNGIESIHRYHNQGYRITDKTPKEHIIEPTIRYADDMVIILRLQDDATEILDKISQFLAERGMKVSEKKTKLTAATDGFDFLGWHFKVQKNGKFRCAPSADNFKAFRKKVKFIVNNSNYGATTKAEKLAPVVRGWRNYHRFCKMDGSRNSLFHIETRAFRVFNKESKQKRYSSKQLLDKAFPSVPYSENKHINVKGEKSPYDGDLSYWSERNSKLYDNHTSKALKRQSHKCGHCGLKMLSDEKVHLHHIDGNHQSWKTKNLLAIHESCHDYIHMSKSAS
- the rpmG gene encoding 50S ribosomal protein L33, which gives rise to MAKSKGARIIVTLECTECRTNPDKRSPGVSRYTSTKNRRNTTNRLELKKFCTHCNKHTVHKEIK
- a CDS encoding ribonuclease catalytic domain-containing protein, with translation MDKGTLVEFRVQSDRRLGVVDRPDGKTRWFVVDERGQSHSLAPRQFTYTVNGQTYKPGEIADFLSQVQPYLDPSSLEIAWELLIEDGETVTPSQLANILFSESTLPQCYAAHYLLSEDKLYFKQKGDAYEPRSTAQVAERKHQIEVESQKARGQQEFLARVEQALQGQVVEWQRLDRQRLEAIEKYATLLADVVMLKVNYDSLARACPPSAPVLETMNMLGRSATPQAAFQLLIDLGWWTSHENLFLRRSSISVQFPQKVLEVAQKRWDFPPTDLDTNRLDLTHLKVYTIDDESTTEIDDGLSWEVLPDGKQRLWVHIADPTRLLIPDDELDLEARKRGSTVYLPTGMIPMFPEVLATGPMSLVQGKVCCALSFGVILDEVGAVEDYCIHAGLIKPTYRLTYEDVDEMLELGVQAEPEIEAIANWAKIRKNWRYGQGAISINMPEAMIKVKDDNINIDVLDDSSSRQLVAEMMILAGEVAARYGQTHNIPLPFRGQPQPELPPDEELLQLPAGFVRSCAMRRCMPKSEMSITPMRHAGLGLDTYTQATSPIRRYSDLLTHFQLKAHLRGEGLPFSAEQLKEVMMTVMSTTQEATMVERQTNRYYALEYLRRHPEQVWQVTVLMWLREDSNLALILLEDLGLQLPMSFRRSVSLGENLLVKVSLADPQKDMIHFQEIMYQEAQSVTN